A stretch of the Capra hircus breed San Clemente chromosome 10, ASM170441v1, whole genome shotgun sequence genome encodes the following:
- the KATNBL1 gene encoding KATNB1-like protein 1 — protein sequence MASETHNVKKRNFCNNTEDHSIDLPRKRISNFTNKNMKEVKKSPKQLAAYITRTVGQAVKSPDKLRKVIYRRKKVHHPIQNPCYRKKQSPKSGGCVMANKENELACAGHLPEKLRHESRTYLINSSDSGSSQTESPSSKYSGFFSEVSQDHETMAQVLFSRNLRLNVALTFWRKRSISELVAYLVRIEDLGVVVDCLPVLTNSLQEEKQYISLGCCVDLLPLVKSLLKSRFEEYIIVGLNWLQAVIKRWWSELSSKTEVVNDGNIQILKQQLSGLWEQENHLTLVPGYTGNIAKDVDAYLLQLH from the exons ATGGCATCTGAAACCCACAATGTTAAAAAACGCAACTTTTGTAATAATACTGAGGATCATTCCATTGATCTTCCTAGAAAAAGGATCTCTAATTTCACTAATAAGAACATGAAGGAG GTTAAGAAATCTCCAAAACAGTTGGCTGCTTACATAACTAG aACAGTTGGACAAGCTGTGAAAAGCCCAGATAAACTACGTAAGGTGATCTATAGAAGAAAGAAAGTTCATCATCCTATTCAAAATCCTTGTTACAGAAAAAAGCAGTCCCCTAAAAGTGGGGGCTGTGTCAtggcaaataaagaaaatgaactgGCTTGTGCAGGCCACCTCCCTGAAAAATTACGGCATGAGAGTCGAACATATTTGATTAACTCCAGTGATTCTGGTTCTTCACAGACAGAAAGCCCATCATCAAAATACAGTGGCTTTTTTTCTGAA gtttctcaggacCATGAAACAATGGCACAGGTTTTGTTCAGCAGGAATTTGAGACTGAATGTAGCTTTAACTTTCTGGAGAAAGAGAAGTATTAGTGAACTTGTAGCATATTTAGTAAG GATAGAGGACCTTGGAGTTGTGGTAGATTGCCTTCCCGTGCTCACCAATAG tttacagGAGGAAAAACAGTATATCTCACTTGGCTGCTGTGTAGATTTGTTGCCTCTAGTAAAGTCACTACTTAAAAGCAGATTTGAAGA ATATATAATAGTTGGTTTAAACTGGCTTCAAGCAGTCATAAAAAGGTGGTGGTCAGAACTATCATCCAAAACAGAAGTTGTGAACGATGG aaatattcagattttaaaacaGCAATTAAGTGGATTGTGGGAACAGGAAAACCATCTTACTTTGGTTCCAGGATATACTGGTAATATAGCCAAG GATGTAGATGCTTATTTATTACAGTTGCATTGA